The Gammaproteobacteria bacterium genome has a segment encoding these proteins:
- a CDS encoding diguanylate cyclase produces MKDLDKTILIQALDQLPIGTMIVDARQDHWPVVYMNAIVGQLTGLDFNTLIGCPWRGLLVDPEELTPQRERLLGAPALVVRQLRQRWQSRSGEPVDMALQVSPLFLRPGQPAYWLITLETETADTEGDQTLRTALRDAQLRLRQIDRSDAVTGLANRQAFIEVLQRDWAVASREKRRVSLIVFQVDALDRYRDLYGKHAADSCVRKVAHAISGSLRRTGDVAARIADNRFAALVGSGELEQVREFATQIVRKVRDLAIHHPRSSSGRYVSVSISVASEVPEWGAKDHDLLQKAEADISAPPCDVADHLEVG; encoded by the coding sequence ATGAAGGATTTAGATAAAACAATCCTCATCCAGGCGCTGGACCAGCTACCGATCGGCACCATGATCGTCGATGCGCGCCAGGACCACTGGCCCGTCGTGTACATGAACGCAATCGTCGGGCAATTGACTGGCCTCGATTTCAACACCCTCATCGGTTGTCCCTGGCGCGGGCTGCTGGTGGACCCGGAGGAACTCACGCCCCAACGGGAGCGATTGCTCGGCGCGCCGGCCCTGGTGGTACGGCAACTGCGGCAACGCTGGCAGTCGCGCTCCGGCGAACCGGTGGACATGGCGCTGCAGGTGTCGCCCTTGTTTCTGCGTCCGGGGCAGCCGGCGTACTGGCTGATCACTCTGGAGACGGAAACCGCCGACACCGAAGGGGACCAGACCCTGCGCACGGCGCTGCGCGACGCCCAGCTGCGGCTGCGGCAGATCGACCGCAGCGATGCGGTGACCGGACTTGCCAATCGACAGGCGTTCATCGAGGTGCTGCAGCGGGACTGGGCGGTCGCCAGCCGCGAGAAGCGGCGCGTGAGCCTGATCGTATTCCAGGTCGATGCGCTCGACCGCTATCGCGATCTCTATGGCAAGCATGCGGCCGACTCCTGTGTGCGCAAGGTGGCGCATGCCATCAGCGGCTCACTGCGGCGCACCGGCGATGTCGCCGCCCGGATCGCGGACAATCGCTTCGCGGCCCTGGTCGGCAGCGGCGAACTGGAGCAGGTGCGGGAGTTCGCCACGCAGATCGTGCGCAAGGTGCGCGATCTTGCGATACACCACCCCCGGTCGAGTTCGGGCCGCTATGTCAGCGTCTCGATCAGTGTCGCCAGCGAAGTGCCCGAATGGGGCGCCAAGGATCACGACCTGCTGCAGAAGGCCGAAGCGGACATCTCCGCTCCGCCATGCGATGTCGCCGATCACCTGGAGGTGGGCTGA